tatCGAATATTTTAAGtaacatgataaacaatatagagacttctaaatgaacgaatgtgtgaatataaaactaactttacctccatattcaaaacaacattagcactatttaattgactgtgatcattgttgttctttgatagtcattggctgctaatatgatttcaccatttaGAATTTGCATTTAGTAAATTTCTGAAATATGTTAatgagaaagtctgaatataaaacccaactttaccttattttttcattattggaAAGTTCAACAAGAGTACagaaatgtatagaaaatataaatatatgtgcagAAAAGGTATACATCCCATAACAACAAACATAGACAACAGAacagagcaaacaaacaaacaaaaaaagatttcagGGGTAATATAAATTACAATAGATCACTTTTAATCTATCTTAAAGCAAAGTCCCATAGAATACAGTCAGAAAAGAGACAACACTATAAGATTCACTAAGTGTTAttgattttaaaactttaacGTTGCTGGAGGTTGAGATTGTAtccaaataatatttcaaatctttgcaaaaaaataagaaacgggctttacagacaaaaatgtgcatttgtgtataaaaaaattgctagtaaaattaaataaaagccaTTACTAGATGCTGGTATAAACCTAATCCACCACAAATGCAAGATGTGattgatgttttgaaaaatatattcattatggAGAAAATGACATGCAGTGTACACGACCAAATAGATATATTTGTTGACTTATGGTTTAAATGGATTGAGTACATTACTCCCATTCAACCTAATGTTTTTCTTCTATAGAAttgtaagacttttttttactgGTTATATTAATTGCACCCcccatttttattcttttatctttttttcccccctctgTATATAGTTTTGATTAGATAATGCAAAATAAGGCAAAGGGATGTGTTCTGTCGCTGTTtttaagaaatctgtgttttcttTTTGGTAGCTGTTTAGGGAATTTATACAGTAAAATCCAGTGACGTATGTCTGCTGATGCTGTGAATTGTATCTCTCTGCAATAaagcttaaataataaaaaaaaactgcttgtaaaataaataagatttgttaatttttttttatgttttttgctttatcaacatgataaaaaccaaataaaaccaaataaaacagcTCATGTAAATAAACTGAACTCTTTCCAAAAAATCCTAACATGGGCACATTCCCAAAAAGATAGTTGACAGATTCATCTAATTCCCACAAAAGGAAGAAAGGGGATCCTTCTCAGGAAGCATTTTTCATATAAACATTCACCGGATAAACTCGATGTAGCAATTTGAAGGAAACCTCTTTAACCTTGTTTGTGATTAAAAATTTATTGGGTAAAGACCACACAATCTTCCAAGGAATatcatgaaaaaaattattccagTGAAATATGACATGAGGAATAGAGGTTATTTCATTCTGAAAAACATGCAGAAACCcttctctcagaaatagaaagataagcAGGATTTTTGCAGTAATGTTAGCGTGATAAACAACATGGAGACTATGCACAAGCTGTCACACTGTGCTCATAACGTTATGTCATAATTATTATTGGCGCATTTTGAAATTCTGCTTAactattttaaccctttaactgccccatcaagaaaaaaaaacacattggattgcatttcttaactcctaatattgctagttaacacactcaataaGGCTGCtcaattttgggaaaaatcataaacTTGATTACTTTGGTCATGATTGTAATCACGgttattcaaaacaattacttttgatgtcaaaattattaataaaatgattaagggtgtcacgatcctccaaatcctcgattcgattacattttcgattctaaaggcacgattcgattcgattttcgattatgaataattaattaattaatgaccaattaattatttgtagcctaccgtttaaactacctgacctgcatggtctttgttttatccataaacaaatcatacagtaaatgaataaaggcaagatacacatataattaccacctgtcaatcactttttttctgcgggactcgtgaataggcagtgatctgtgtcgttataatggcgtcggtaaaaaagaggcacaaccaacaggaaccagccaacagtatctgaggtgttcgctaaaatgactaagtacaagtacaattgaagcagtcctctgactgcctggacctgctgtctcgagcgcatggctgtgagtgcgtctgtgtctgtgtggtcacgtgatgtgcattttcagaggtagagaggaaggagggctgctcagaaatgctacacgccactgtggatgtcaaatggttgtcgttctaaaatgccatttaaaaacaaagacagtgtaaacagggcctgagtgtgaacttttcacgagcggatttgcaacgggggcgggcggaggatcgcgatgcaggtgttgtctatcggacgaaccgtacgtaatacgtacatagcagagcttgcaaaactgtgttttttttgtcgacaacacgaacgttgtcaacataactcactggaaatccaaaatgcttaaacaccggcgacttcattgaaagaggagagggtttaagttctgtcgacgggtctcctgcttctgcagtttaacaagcacttcaacaagcctgtttttttcccgcttggcaagccaagctgacgtgacatgggggcgtggcagcatcgacgattctattttttgattcgataatcgaaattgagcataaatttcgatcgatttcgattaaaaatcgaaatcgtgacacccctaaaaaTGATTATAAATGGCCACCCTGTATATTGTAAaagatgaatgaatataaataaagatgGATTGAATGTCCAACTGTATTACAGTATGGGTTAAAAGTGAGCGTGTGTATTGTGTGTATCCTGACTCCTGCTTCTCCTCATGCTGATGCTTCTCTTTTGGTAACTGCAGGATGAGTTTTTAGACGTGGTCTACTGGTTCCGGCAGATCATCGCCATCATTCTGGGTGTGATCTGGGGTGTGGCTCCTCTGAAGGGCTTTCTGGGCATCGCCATGTGAGTCTCACACTCCAGTCATGCTGAacatgcgtttgtgtgtgtgtgtgtgtgtctgactgtgtCTTTGTGTACGCACATGTCTGACTGTGTTagactgattgtgtgtgtgtgtgtgtgtgtgtgtgtgtgtgtgtttgtgtgtgtgtgtgtgtctgactgtgtCTTTGTGTACGCACATGTCTGACTGTGTTagactgattgtgtgtgtgtgtgtgtgtgtgtgtgtgtgtgtttgtgtgtgtgtctgtctgactgtctttgtGTACGCACATGTCTGACTGTGTTagactgattgtgtgtgtgtgtgtgtgtcagtcagaCTGACTTATCGTGTCtgactgtgaatgtgtgtgtctgactgactTTGTCTGTGTAGCGTACATGTCTGACTGTGACAGTCaggctgattgtgtgtgtgtgtgtgtgtgttttgtttgtttgtttgttgtctgactgagtgtgtgtgtgtctgagtgtgtttctgtgtgcgcacgtgtctgactgtgtgtgtgtgtgtgtgtgtgtgtgtgtgtgtgtgtgtgtgtgtgtgtgtgtgtgtgtgtgtgtgtgtgtgtgtgtgtgtgtgtgtgtgtgtgtgtgtgtgtgtgtgtgtgtgtgtgtgtgtatgactgactgactgactgactgaggcTCTGTGACTGTGTCTCTTCtgcatatgtctgtctgtctgactgactgtgtgtatgtttgtgtctaTGCACACATACGCGTGTGTGTCTGGCCATCTCTGTGTATATCTGACTTtctctctgtatatatatatatatatatctaacggtgtgtgtgtgtgtgtgtgtgtgtgtgtgtgtgtgtgtgtgtgtgtgtgtgtgtgactgactgactgactgactgactgactgactgactgacttctGGATGTGTCTGtcttctgcatgtgtgtgtgtgtttgtgtctgtctgtgcacACATacgcgtgtgtgtgtctgactctgtctctctgtttgtatatctttgtgtgtgtgtgtgtgtgtgtgtgtgtgtgtgtgtgtgtgtgtgtgtgtgtgtgtgcgcgtgtgtgtgtgcgcgtgtgcatgtgtgactgactgtgtgtgtgtgtgtgtgtgtgtgtgaccgacttactgtgtgtgtgtatgtgtgtcttctGCATGTGTCTGcttgtttgtgtctgtctgtgcacacatacgtgtatgtgtgtgtgtgtgtgtgtttgtgtgtgtgtgtatgtctggcCATCTCTgtgtgtatctctctctctctctctcttctctcttcttctctctctcttctctttctctctctctctctctctctctcttctcttctctctctctctctctctctctctctctctcttctcttctctctctctctctctctctctctctctctctcttctcttctctctctctctctctctctctctctctctctctgtatctgactgtgtgtgtgtgctctgcagaTTCTGCATCATCAACGCAGGTGTGCTGTACGTGTACTTCAGCAGTTTCCAGCAGGTGGATGAGGAGGAGTATGGAGGAACGTGGGAGCTCACCAAGGAAGGCTTCATGACTTCATTCGCTCTCTTTCTGGTAGAGCTTCCTCTGTCAACTCTGTTAAACAATGCATTGACACAACATcgactaattgttttaaagaATACCAGCGTGCGCTAGCAAATTAAACATCATTGTGCACGGATGTTACCGTAGAGTGTTCtgagcatgaatgtgtgtgtttgtgtgttcaggtgGTCTGGATAATCTTCTACACGGCGCTACACTACGACTGAGGACACACAGCAAACCCACagagacagacggacggacaccGAGCTCATGACTGTGCATCTGCCGCTTCTCCAGGCGTCTGTATATGGGTGAGCCTGGAGGAAGAGGTGCATCATGGGAAGACAGACAACGCGTCAGTGACCTCCTGGAAGCCGTCGGGGGGGAGGGATTGAGCGTTTAGCTGATGTTGTCCAGTGCACTGCCATGGCTAATGGGTCAACTACTCTTCTATCCGTTCCTCCTCTCTGCTGCTTCTTGCTGGAATGGCAGGATTTAACTTAATTtcacgtttgtttgtttgtttgtttgtttgtttgtttgtttttcacgaTTAGCTTCCACCACAGATCGTCTTACTCTGTTATGAGCAGTTAAATCAGATCAGGAGAGTGTAAATTCTGTACAATTCATTTTATCCAATCCATAATGTATTAAAGTATTTCTTACGTCTGGTCGATGTGCTCCCACACTTCTCAGTATTTTATAGTGTATTGACGGAAATGCGAATGTCCTGTATGCTTGTCATGATTAACACGAGACTGTATTTTCTGGCTGAGATGTTTTGGAGAATAAAAGTAAAACCCGGGCTTTGTCCGCCCCACACTTTTCAACAGGTCTTCTGCTCACATTGTGATggatttgtgatttatttaattattttcgtCTTTAAAGCTTATCGGTAATTCCTGGAGTATCATGGGAAGTTTAAAAGGTCTTTTTTAGACATTGAAAGTCAGGAAATTatgtttgtgatttaaaaaaaaattacttttatttatgaaTGTATGGTTTCCTACACATAATCACACTGACTACAAAGACATCAGTATTGTTAttttgcataatatatatatatatataggtatatatataggtatatatatatatatatatatatatatatatatatatatataggtatatatataagtatatatatatatatatatatatatatatatatatatatatatatatatatatataggtatatatataggcatatatatatataggtatatataggtatatatatatatatatagatagatatatatatatatatatatatatatatatagatatatatatagatatatatatatatatatatagatatatatatatatatatatagatatatatatatatatatatatagatatatatatatatatatatatagatatatatatatatatatatatagatatatatatatatatatatatatagatatatatatatatatatagatatatatatatatatatagatatatatatatatatagatatatatatatatagatatatatatatatagatatatatatatatatatatatatatatatatatatatagatatagatatatatatagatatagatatatatatatatatagatatagatatatatatatatatagatatatatatatatatatatagatatatatatatatatatatatatatatataggtatatatatatatatataggtatatatatatatatatatatatatatatatataggtatatatatatatatatatatatatatatatatatatatatatataggtatatatatatatataggtatatatatatatataggtatatatatatatatatatatatatataggtatatatatatatatataggtatatatatatatatataggtatatatatatatatatatatataggtatatatatatatatatatatataggtatatatatatatatatagatatatatatatagctatatatatatatatatatatatatacatatacacatatgtatgtatgtatatatacgtatatgtatgtatgtataaatacgtatatgtgtgtgtgtgtatatatacatatatatatacacatatatacacacacatatacacacacatatatatatacacacatacatatatatatacacacacacacatgcatatatatatttatatatatatatatatataaacacacacacacatatatatatatatatatatatatatatatatatatatatatatatatatatatatatatcaacaagcagacactacagtttgataaatattactgcagttagacaacaaaatatacgtttgaggcttttttttagtGGAGAATAGCTGTTTTTATTGCAACTATGCactttatttgcaagaatagtgtcttttaaaatatttacaatttctgagagacagctggTCGGCGacagttgacgttttctatccacaagatggcgacagaaccacataataagcccttgcgcTTAGAAGATAAACTAACTAtagcagatcaaatcattattaaactggtaagcacacctgccaacacttccgtttttcatgggagtatcccgtatttTAGACCAGTCTCCCGCAAACATCccgtttttatttcttccttaaaaaactcctgtaatttcacgccaagggaggcgtgcgttggcacgaggccgtagtgttccaccagtgctgatatacagccatataggactgctactcgtgtgatgttGCTCATATAACCAAAAATATTTGACTTTTCTTTTGCCAATATGATATTTTTTGGGATATTTATAAAATCTCGAATTAGTCCTGATTCTACAACACAGTTTAAATagtaatagtttaaaaatattcattcattttattttcgggattattaatccagggttaattaattaatccaacttatccagcatatgttttatgcagcagatgcccttccagctgcaacctatcactgggaaacacctatacacttccattcactctcatacactatggacaattgagcttacccaattcacctatagcacatctgtttggactgtgggaaactggagcacccggtggaaacccacaccaactcggggagaacatgctaactccacacagaaatgccaaccgacccagccgggactcgaaccagcgaccttcttgtaagtattgtttgcaaattctaatggtgaaattatattagcagccaatgactatcaaagtacagcattgttcacagtcaattacacagtgctaatgttgtttaatGATGTCAtccttgcatgctatttcagactcaATATTCAACTTAGCGTGGTGATCAATATATATGGGCcgttaaatgaacgaatgtgcaaatatcaACCCTACTTCACCTCAACACCCAGTGTGACGCTGCTCTTCAGACCGCAGGAGTTTtgtcgccatctgctgttcatgTGCGCGTTCACGCGTTAGATCGATGACATCATCGAGCTCAGTGACGTAGTGCATCATGGCGGCGCCCCACTCCACCATGAAATTCTGGAAACCCGGTAAAATACCTCTCATATTGAACAGTTTTCCTCACATTCGTGTTCATGTTTTGGCTCTTGATGTGAGTGCGGTGTTATCGCGTGCCgggctgtgtgagtgtgtgttttctgtgaggTGTGTGTTTGAGGTATGAGTGTGTTACTGTTAACGCCACTGCAGTGCTGCAGGACTCTATAACATGATCACGTGCACATTCACCACATCACATCCCAGCAACACAACATACAAGTAAAGTTTTCTTGCCTTGCCTTGAGAGACACGCGTGATTCAGAGTCTCTCtctaaatatatatgtgtgtgtgtgtgtttaaggtgtgtgtgtgttgtgtatacaAATATATAGAGGTTCAgaatatattcagactttctccttaataatataatttcagaaaagcaaTGTTTACCATTTCTAAACAGGGAAAtgatattagcagcaaatgattatcaaagtacagcattgttcacagtgaactagatagtgttaatgttgtttacaagtcatacttgcatgctaattcctatcgaatattcaaagtaacatggtaaacaatacagagactgCTAAATTAACGAATGTgcgaatgtaaaaccaactttacctctgctACAAATATGATGTTTGTTTATGTCTAATATGTCCGGCGTGTGTGCTGTCTATATTTGATGTGTGtgatatacagatgaagtcagaattattattattaatataattaattataattattagcccccctaatttTTCCCCCtattttgtttaacggagagcagattttc
The nucleotide sequence above comes from Danio rerio strain Tuebingen ecotype United States chromosome 23, GRCz12tu, whole genome shotgun sequence. Encoded proteins:
- the rab5if gene encoding GEL complex subunit OPTI (The RefSeq protein has 1 substitution compared to this genomic sequence); translation: MSSSSKRKEEIHAVNGGVKQSTWSKAISCKAVWEEKDEFLDVVYWFRQIIAIILGVIWGVAPLKGFLGIAIFCIINAGVLYVYFSSFQQVDEEEYGGTWELTKEGFMTSFALFLVVWIIFYTALHYD